Below is a genomic region from Pedobacter cryoconitis.
GCTGGCATTGCGTATCCTTGCCTTATTTTTTTTGGTAATGCCATCTTCTACGATAAAGAATTCCAGCTTTTCACCAGAGTGATGGTTTACCTCAATAGACTTGATTAAAGCTGCCAGTAAAATAGCATAGTGATTATCACAAACACAAATTATAGCAATAGGATCTGATTTTTCCATCAATTTTAACGTAGTTCTTTTTTTATAAATATATATAATTCAGGTCTGAAACCTATTTTATTATTTAGTGAGCAGCTGTGCATTAAGTTTTAAAAACTTGTATTTTGCATAGAGCCATTTGGCAGCAATAAAAGGAACACTGTTACCGCTCTTCCATGATTTTCTGAAAGTTGCTGTACTTGGTTCTTCTGCTGAATTTTCTTGTGTCAATAAACCATAATGGTCATCATAGAAAAGGCACCTGCCTTTATTTTTGATAAAAGCAAAACTCATCTGCATTTCAGTCTGGTCACCATTCAGGCCTTCGGGGTATCTGCCAAAATCTTTAAGGAAGGTTGATCTGCGCAAATGCGGATGGTCACCATACAGATAAAACTTCAGGTTATTGGTATACCATGGAGCCAGGTGAAATACTTTTTCAGAGAAGCCGAGCTTATAAGGTGTCATGTAAGGATAGGGCGAGTAAGAATACAAAGTGACCATATCCCATTTCTTATCCTGCTGCATAATTTGCAGGGCATCGGTGAAATGTTCAGGGAAAGTGGCCTTAGGGACGAAATCTTCCTGGATGTAAAGTGTGTATTCTGTATGAACGCTATCCTGGCCTTTGTTTATATTATTCCCCAATCCTTTATTAACTGGGGTGGTAATTAACCTGAACGTATAATCCTGCTGTAGTTTTTCGATGTACTGTAATTGACTTTTTTCGCTGCCGTCGTCAGAAATAACGATGTCATCGAAATGGCAGTTCAACTCTTTAAAAGCCTTTAGGAGCCGCTCCAGCGACTTACATCTATTGTAATGGGTAATCAGTAAAGTAACGCTTTTAAAGTGGTATGGAGTGTTCATCATCTATTAATTGCCCGGCTAATGAATATAAATGTAATAAGTTTGTTTGACAACTAGGCAGATAGAGTGCCAAAAAAAAATCTCAGTTCATAAGAAGCTGAGATTTTAATTTATATTTTTTTGCTTATTCAACTGCGCCTATAGAAGGAGAGGTCAGGCTTCTTGGTTTGCCATAGAAATCGGTAATGACAAATGGTGTTGGTCTGCCCTTATATTTTGCAGGTGAGTTGCTGGTTAAATTCAGTGAAGTCTGATCTGTAATCCCGTCTTGTCCGGAAGTTTCATTGTATAGATTATACGAAGTGTTTGGAATAACTTCAGCCCATTGTAAAGCGATCAGTTTTTGGTTTGGCAGGAAATTGAAGCCAAGGTTATTGTAAACATCAACTTTACCACCCGACATACCGTAGACGTCAACTACCGCTGCCTGCCAGTCATTAGACAGGTTTAAATTACCACAGGTATTGTTGAAGACAATTGCATTGGTATAGGTTGTCACTCCTGATGTAATCCGATCGGCATAAGCCTGAACTTCAAAGCCTGAATATTTGCGGGAGTTTAAAACGATGTTATTGTAAATCAGGATGTCTTTTGGAGTACTGCCAACGGTATGGCCCCAGGCACGGATTGCATTTCCCTGGTGATTGGTAACCATGTTGTTATGAAACCTTCCGTTTCCTGCGATCTGAAAAATACCGTTATGGTTATTGTTGCTGGTATTGATGTTGTTGATTTTGTTATTGTGGATGTTATAGTTTTCTGCATTTCCCATAAAAACCACTGTGCCTACATCAGGAGAGTTCTGGAAGTCAATGTTAGCGACTTCAATGTTCTTCACTAAACCATAAACAACTCCGCCCTGAATATATCCTCCGGTAGTCAGGAACTGAGCTGTATTGTCACAGGACATATTCAGGAATCTAAGATCTTTAGAGTAAGAATCTTCTGTTCCTTTATAAACGTCGTTGTATTTAAAGGTGATATCTAAATCACCAATATTTTTAAAAGCTGCGTATTGAAAAGTGAAATTGTTCAGTGTACCGGTAATCACTACTGCTCTGTAGGAGTTGTCTCTGAATGAAAATCCCTTAGCAATTCCTGGAGTTCCGTCTCCGGATATATATACATTTTTTAAGTTTTCAAGAGACATGGCATTATAATTCCCTGCAAGTTCTACAAGCCCGTCATTTTTGAAGGTAATCGGGCATCCGTCGGCGGATATTACATTCTTGATATTGATAGAAGTATAGTTTCCTCCTTTGATTTTAATCAGGTCATTACATTGTACGGCAAACGTAGCGCCGTCAAAATTTAAAACTCCTGAACCTGTACCAATATTAACTGTTCTTTTATAAACAATTGGTAATGGCGCTTTGCTGGTATCAGCTCCTGATCCGGGAACAATCACCGAGATATCAGGGTTTTCAATAATATTCTTTTTGCAAGAGGCTAATAAGAAAATTGAAGAAATAGAGAAGAGGAATATAATTGATAATGTTCTCATTTTTAGTGGGATAGTTTTGTCCGTTATTTTTTCAACTTGATGCATAGATACACATATTATTTATAATCCTAGAATATTATTTAGAAAAACGGGGAAATTTGGGTAATTATTTCCCGATTTACATTGGTTAATGTAAATTGATTAACCAGTTGGAAACGCGTGGAAATAATTAATGACAAAATAGGTTGAGGTTGCTAAATCGAAAAGTACTGCCGTCAGCATTAAATTTGATAGCTATTGATTTATCAGGTACTGATTATCAGTCATTTTTACCGGATATAGAATAATCATTTTTATTTATGATTAGTTTTGCACTATTTTAGAGCTCTCTTTAGATCAATACAGCTAATGAAAAATGTAACGCAATGCGGGTTTATAATTGGGGTTAATTTAATTTTTCTATGCGTATAGCACATATCATAATTGCTCATAAAAATCCGGAGCAGTTAAACCGTCTTTTGCTAAAGATGCAGCATCCTGATTTTGATTTTTATATCCACGTGGATAAAAAGGTTGATATTAAACCCTATGAATTTATGGGTGCTATTCAGGGGGTCAGATTTATACAGCACAGGTCAATTTGTAATTGGGGAGGGTATAGTACGCTTCAGGCAATGATGAGTTCCCTCAAAGAAGTGTTGCTGAATGAGACAGAGTATGGGTTTTATAACTTATTAAGTGCCCAGGATTATCCGTTGAAAAGCAATGATGAGATCAATGATTTCTTTCAGCAAAATAAAGATAAGTCATTTATCTATTATGAAGCTGAAGATTCCAGGTGGTGGGAAGGGGCTGTGTATAGATTTCAGCGTTATCATTTGACTGACTTTAATTTCAGTGGTAAGTTCTTTATCGAAAATATGCTGAATAAAATACTTCCCGTGCGTAAATTCCCATTGGCGATGAAATTATACGGAGGAAGTAAGTCGAGCTGGTGGAGTATTAATAAAAAATGTGCGGTCTATCTTGCCAATTATTTTGATACAGAACATAAGATCAAAAAGTTTCTGAAGTTTTGCTGGGGAACAGATGAGTTTGTAATCCCGACGATATTAATGAACTCACCACTAAAGGATTATATTGTCAATGATAACTTACGTTATATAGATTTTCCGGATGGTATGGCGAACCCCAGGATTCTAAGACTGGCAGATCTGGATAAAATGCTTTCTTCTAACATGCTTTTCGCCAGGAAGTTTGATACTGGTATAGATATTGATATTTTAGCTGCAATTGATGAACATACCTCCCAAATTAACCGGGCTTAGCCCTGATCAGAATTTAGTCTTTCTTTCTTATGGTGCTGAGTCTGAATTTCGCAGAGCTATCTTTAGTATTTTAAGTTTTTACGCCTGGGCAGCTGCCAGTGAGCTCAAACGGACAAGAATTCTTGTTTATACCGATCAGCCCCATTTTTTTCAGACTTATCTGGATCAGCCTGAAATTGAATATGTGCTCATGACCCCTGCGGTGATGGAAGAGATGTTAGGTGGAACGGTATTTTACCATCGCCGGAAAATCGCTTCCATTGATATGACTTTTAAGAAGTATCCGCAGGACAATGTAATTTTTATTGATTCAGATACTTTTTTTACCGGGGATGCGGCCACGCTTTTGCAAGGAATAACTAAAGATCAGGCTTTTATGCACAAACGTGAATATACGTTTGAACAGGGGCTGGGTATCTTTAAGAGTTTTAATGAGGGTGAATTTCCCCAGGCATTTATTGACTATATCTCTGACCGCGATCTGATTATTGGCGGGAAACCGGAAAGATTTACCAGACATGATTATGGCTGGAATTCGGGTGTACTGGGGTTACACAGCAGTTTTGCGGAATATATGCCTGATGTATTCAGGTTAAATGATGAGTTCTATGAGAACTCCCGCTGGTTTATCAGTGAACAGATTGCTTTTTCATTAATCTTACAGCGCAGAAAGGTTTTAAAAGAGGCAGATGCGTTTGTAATGCATTATTGGGGTAAGCGTCAGAAGGTGATGCTGGATAAGTTGCTCACGGACTTCTTAAGCCGTTATAACCTGGCCGGGTTAAAAGATAAAACGCTGATCAAAAAAACAACAGCCAGGTGGAAGTTCAAAGTTGAAGTTGATATCATTCAGGAACAGGCAGCAATTGCACTTTCTTTAGGTTCCTGGTTATATGGGCTGAAAAAGAGTGCTCAGGTACTGCTTAAAGATCCTTTTAACTTTCTTTTATACAAAGAGTTAATTACAGCAGCAAGCTCAAAAAGAAAATAACAGGCTATTACGGCCTGATTTTCCACAATGAGCCTTCGTA
It encodes:
- a CDS encoding beta-1,6-N-acetylglucosaminyltransferase; its protein translation is MRIAHIIIAHKNPEQLNRLLLKMQHPDFDFYIHVDKKVDIKPYEFMGAIQGVRFIQHRSICNWGGYSTLQAMMSSLKEVLLNETEYGFYNLLSAQDYPLKSNDEINDFFQQNKDKSFIYYEAEDSRWWEGAVYRFQRYHLTDFNFSGKFFIENMLNKILPVRKFPLAMKLYGGSKSSWWSINKKCAVYLANYFDTEHKIKKFLKFCWGTDEFVIPTILMNSPLKDYIVNDNLRYIDFPDGMANPRILRLADLDKMLSSNMLFARKFDTGIDIDILAAIDEHTSQINRA
- a CDS encoding glycosyltransferase family 2 protein, whose protein sequence is MMNTPYHFKSVTLLITHYNRCKSLERLLKAFKELNCHFDDIVISDDGSEKSQLQYIEKLQQDYTFRLITTPVNKGLGNNINKGQDSVHTEYTLYIQEDFVPKATFPEHFTDALQIMQQDKKWDMVTLYSYSPYPYMTPYKLGFSEKVFHLAPWYTNNLKFYLYGDHPHLRRSTFLKDFGRYPEGLNGDQTEMQMSFAFIKNKGRCLFYDDHYGLLTQENSAEEPSTATFRKSWKSGNSVPFIAAKWLYAKYKFLKLNAQLLTK